Sequence from the Priestia megaterium genome:
TTATTCCATCTATCTCTTTAGCTTTGAGCAACGCTTCTGCCATAGGGCTGCGGCACGTGTTTCCTGTACATACAAATAAGATGTTTTTCAAGATACATCCTCCCTTGCTTTCACTATGTTCGACTATGTTGATATTCCACCCTATTGTATCTCTATTGCTTGCATAAATCCAGTTAGCTTTTCTGGGTATTTTTTATCCATTATCGCTTCATCCATCTCAAAAAAACGACTTCGCTTTCCTTCTTTTATCGCTACAATCCAAAAGAAGCAAAAAAAGACCATAACCTGCATGGTCATGATCCTTTACCTATTTATATATAGTTAAAAAGGTAGTAACAATTTGATTCCGAAAGCTAATAAAATGCTCCCGCCCAGTGCCTCACTATATGAACCAAGCCAACCTTGTACTCTTCTGCCTAGCAGCAGTCCTAACCAAGTTAATAGCATACTCACTACGCCAAAAACAATAATGGTCAAAAACGTTCTTGCCCCAAAAATACCTAAGCTAAGTCCAACAGAAAAACTATCTAGACTCACGCTGAGCGCAAAAAATAACAGTCCAAAGCCAACTGGTTTGATAAACGGCGTATCGTCATGCTTAAAGGAGGAATAAATCATCTGCGTCCCAAGAATCAGCAATAAAATTCCACCGCCATAGGTAGCAAACATTCCAAGTTTATCAGACAAAAGTCGTCCAATAAACATGCCTAACAGCGGCATCCAAATATGAAATACACCGATAACAACACCAATGTAGAAAATTTGGCGAAAGCGTAAACGAATTAATCCCATTCCCAAACCAACTGAGAAAGCATCCATTCCTAAGGCAAACGCCATAATGACTAACGTGATCATTTCACTAATTAACTGAGATACATTCATCTTTACCCTCCTCGGACGTGCTCCTATTTCAAAATATGCACATTCGAAAAGGTTTAGAAGATGAATTTTATTGCTTAATCACATGATGTCCTGCAGCTTTCATTAATCGATTCATAACGGCATGACCGACTCCTTCTTCAGAAAAACTTTCACTAACGATAATATCTACATCGCACTCATTAAATGAACGAAGCGACTCGTATAAGTGGCTAGCAACCGTCTCTAAATTTGAACGAGATCCACATGTGATAACCGCATCCGCTTTATACGCATCTTCATGTTCAGACGTCGTTAATACCCCCACTCGCTTACCCTGATCTTTATAGCGATCAATAATAGATTGGAAAAAATCTGAACTGCCGTCAACAATGACAAGCGGTGCATCAGGTGCGTAATGCGTATATTTCATACCTGGAGATTTTGGCGCTTCTTTATCACTTATTAACGCTCGATCTACTTTTACGGGACCAATGACATTTTCCAACTCTTTCTGAGTAATGCCGCCCGGCCGTAAAATGATAGGAATCTCTTCCGTACAATCAAGGACAGTCGACTCTACTCCTACCCCTGTTGCTCCTCCATCTACAACTCCGCTAATACGCCCTTCTAAATCATTCATCACATGATGAGCTAGAGTGGGACTTGGCTTGCCGGAAAGGTTTGCACTAGGAGCTGCGATAGGCAAAGCCACTTTTTTTAATAATGCGAGGGCTACCGGATGTGATGGCATTCTCACTGCAATGCTGTTTAAACCAGCCGTAACCTTATCTGAAACTCGATCTTTTTTGGGTAATATTACTGTAAGAGGACCCGGCCAAAAAGCATCGATCACCTTCTTTGCTTTTGAAGGAATCGACTCTACAAATGTATGAAGCTGCTCTTTATCTCCAATATGAACAATAAGAGGGTTATCACTAGGACGTCCTTTCGCTGCAAAAATTTTATCCACAGCTTTATCCGATGTTGCATCTCCTCCTAATCCATACACCGTCTCTGTAGGAAAAGCAACCACTTCGTGATTGCGCAGCAAATCTGCTGCTTCTTCTATCTGTGGATAAATATCTTTTTCGTTCGTAAAATTATCCACAACCCATAACTTAGTTTCCATCTTCTTCAACTCCTTTTTCTTTCTATATCTAGGTTTTTTTTACTTTAAAAGTACAATATGTATCAAAGATAGTAAAATACATGCATTCATTATATCAACAAACAAGCTTTATCCACAAAATGTGGATAAAGCTTATATTTTTGTGAATAACATTGTGGATACCCCATTAAAATGATTTATCCACATTTTCTTTTAACTAGCTGCATAAAACATCACGTAGACATCCTGAGGATTTGGTAACTTTTTTAAATAAGAATGTTCTTTTAACAACTCAGGCAGTGCACTGTAAGATGTTTGCTGAAAATTCATCATTTGAAAAAAATGTAGAGAAGATGCCTTATTTGTTAGTAAATATAGTTGCTTCACGCCATGCTTTTGAGCCAGCTGGACGATGCTTTTAAATAGCAGCAGAATATCAGATTGTATTAAAGAAGGTGACACGACAAGGGAGCGGAGAATTCCATCCACACCTTCTTTTTCAAACCCAACTGTTGCTAGCAGCTCGCCTTCTTCATTTTCCATTATGACAAATTGATGAATATGCTCTTCCACACCTGCTGTGCTGATGCCCGCTTTTTGTAAAAACTGTTGAATTCGAATATAATCACTTTCACTGGCAATTTTTAATTGTTCTCTCATTTTAATCACCTCAACTTGTTTTCTAGTAACAAATCTATGAGATGATTAAAAAAAGTAGAACTGAATTTTATTTTTAATGATTCTATTAATTAAATACTGACGATACCCATTCTACTACAAAAAACTTAACTTCTACAGAATCTTCTTTTGATTTAGAATCAGCTTTTTTCTTAGATGAAACAGACTTTTCAGCTTCTTTAATTTCCTTTTTTTCAGCCTTAGCACTTGTTTCTTCCTTTACTGTGCCGCTTGTATCTTTTGCAATTGCTTCTTTGGAAGATACTGTTGGTTGAGAAGGTTCCTCAGCTTTCTGCTCAATAGAATCCGATGTAATAGTTGCAGATTGGATTTCTGTTTTCACTGCGGGTTCTTTACTTTCAGCCGATTTGTCATCTGTTTTGTCTGCAGATTTTGATTCAGAAGCTCCTGGTTTCTCTTTTTCTTCCTTTGGCTCTTCTTCAGATGGCTCTGGCGCTTTTACCGCTTCACCGTTTGAGAAATCTAAGAAGCATAAAGGAGGAAATAGTACACACCACCAGTTTGCTCCCTCTCCTTTGCCAAGAGTAATAAGCACGGCTTCATACTCACCTGCTGGATATAAAAACTGACCGTACAACTTAGTAGGAAACTCTACTTTTCCGAATTTAACATGAACAGATTCATTTACGCCTTCTTCTTTTAGCACTTCTTTCGCAATTGTTTCAAGCGCCGGCAAATTTTCTTTAATTGTTTTTCGAGCTACAGTTACAGATGTTAAATCTTTTACCCATTCTGTAATTTGTTCGTTCACGCGGTCACGAATCAGACGTTTTACGTACTGATCTTTTTCACCGTCGCTGTTCGCTAAAATGCGCAGTCGAATTGCCTCGTCTGGAATGACTGCAGGCTGATCTGCCTGCACTTGGTTATGTGTATATATAAGTTGAGCATTTGCTCCAATAATTAATAAAATAAAATAAATGATAGCATATTTCTTCATTTCGGCCACCGCCCTTTCATAGGAACAGTATGGCCGAAAGCAAGATATCTTAAACTAGTAATTTAGTAAAAAAATGCATGATTTTCAAAAATCAAAGGGAAAATCATTCCCTCTGATTTTTTTAGTTCTCGCGAAGTTGTGCAAAAACCATTCGATCTTTTCCATTAATATCATATACACATTCTACAAAAGCTGTCGGAAACGTTTTTTGCAGCATCTCAGCTACATCTTTTGTCTGTCCGGCCCCGACTTCAAATCCAATAATACTATTTGACTTCGTCACATATGGCAACTCTTCCATGAAACGTCGATAAAAATCCAGGCCATCTTTTCCACCAAAAAGAGCTCGGTTTGGCTCATGATCTTTTACCACTGTGGACAACTCATCATCTGCTGGAATATAAGGCGGATTAGACACAATTACATCAAATTTCTGATTCGATGATAGAAATGGTTGTAATAGATCTCCCTGTATAAACGTGACAGCAGCGTCCAGGTTTTGAGCATTTTCTTTGGCTACGCTTAAAGATTCTATAGCTATATCGGTTGCTGTAACTTCCACTCTGTCAAGCTCCAAAGCTAAAGTGATAGCAATCGCCCCACTTCCCGTTCCAATATCTACAAGCTCAATAGGCTGGTGTTGAAATTCTTTTTTTATTCGAGAAATCATTCCGTATACCAGCTCTTCTGTTTCGGGTCTTGGAATTAATACATGTTCGTTTACAATAAATGAACGCCCGTAAAATTCTTCTGTCCCGATTAGATATTGTACAGGCATACCTGCTTTATGAGCATGGACATCTTGTTCAAATCTTTTTAGAATTTCTTCTTCTAGTTCTTCCTGCAGAGCTCCTAGCAAATGAGTTCTCGTCATCTGTAAGTGGTGGCGAAGCAAGAGTTCTCCCGCGTTTTCATCTCGCTTTGCCTCTTTCAAAAAAGAAGAAGCCCACTTAAGGGCTTCAAATACTTTCATTAGTTCGAATCTTCCATTCGGCGCGCTTGGTCTTCCATTACTAATGCATCGATGATTTCATCAAGCTTGCCTTCTAAGATTTGATCTAGCTTTTGAATCGTTAGACCAATACGGTGGTCCGTTACGCGATTTTGCGGGAAGTTATACGTACGGATACGCTCAGAGCGATCTCCTGATCCAACTGCTTGTTTGCGCGTTGCATCGTACTCTGCTTGTGCTTCTCGCTGAAACTTATCGTACACGCGAGCACGCAATACTTTCATTGCTTTTTCTTTATTTTTAATCTGAGACTTTTCATCTTGACAGGATACCACTGTATTTGTTGGTAAATGTGTTAAACGAACGGCTGACATCGTCGTATTAACACTTTGGCCTCCAGGTCCACTTGAAGCAAATGTATCTACACGGATGTCTTTTTCATGAATGTCCACTTCAACTTCTTCCGCTTCAGGAAGACATGCTACCGTTGCTGTAGATGTATGAATACGACCTCCTGATTCTGTTTCAGGAACTCGTTGAACACGGTGTGCACCGTTTTCAAATTTCATCTTTGAGTACGCACCTTTACCGTTAATCATAAAGATAATTTCTTTATAACCGCCTACTCCAGTAGTCGTTGCTTCCATTACTTCTGTTTTCCAGCCTTGTGATTCAGCAAAGCGCGAATACATGCGGTACAAATTAGCTGCGAATAATGCTGCTTCATCTCCACCAGCCGCTCCACGAACCTCCATGATTACGTTTTTATCATCGTTTGGATCTTTTGGAATTAATAAAATACGTAGCTTTTCAACTAGCTCTTCTTGCTGCGTTTCTAACTCGGCAATTTCTTCTTTTACCATGTCACGCATATCTGCATCAAGCTTATCTTCAAGCATCGTTTTCGCTTCTGATAACTGCTCTTTTACATCTTTGTATTCCTGATAAGCGGCTACCGTTTGTTGTATATCTGATTGTTCCTTCGAATATTCTCTCAACTTAGAGGGGTTGTTTACGATCTCAGGGTCACTCAGAAGTTCGTTTAACTTCTCATAGCGCGCCTCTACCGCTTCTAAACGATCAAACACGTCATTCACCTCATTCTTTATCCATAACATTGTAATTATAGTATAGCTTTAAAATAGAGTCAAAACCTTGTTAATACACGTATATGAACAAAAAAACAGAACTGCGCGTTCTGTTTTTATCATCATAAAATTCTTGCTTTATTTTTCGACCATTTCGCTTGAGTCCACAGACACAGCTTGTCCTTTAGACTTTTGCACAACGTGGCAATGACGACATCTTGGTTCGTACGATTCAGACGCACCGACTAAAATAATAGGGTCGTCATAAGAAGCAGGCTCACCGTTAATCAAACGCTGCGTACGGCTCGCAGGAGAGCCACATGAAGCGCACACGGCCTGTAGCTTTGTTACCGATTCTGCAATAGCCATTAACTGCGGCATTTGTCCAAAAGGTTCACCTTTGAAGTCTTGGTCTAACCCTGCTACAATCACACGAAAGCCTTGATCTGCTAAAGATTGAACAATTTCTAAAATATCTGTGTCAAAAAACTGTACTTCGTCTATCGCTACTACGTCTGTCTCTTCATTTACTCGCTTTAAAATATCGCGCGATGCCGAGATTGAATAAGCCATAACAGATGTACCATTATGCGAAACGACAGCTTCTTCGCTATATCGATTATCAATTGCAGGCTTGAACACTTGTGCCTTTTGTTTAGCAAACTGCGTACGGCGCACACGTCGAATCAACTCTTCTGATTTCCCTGAAAACATACTGCCACAAATTACTTCTATCCAACCACTTTGTTTCATTACGTACACCACTGCGGGACTCTCCCTTCTTCTCGTTCCGTTTCTGAGCGAACCGCTACTAACTTAATCTACGTCTTCTATGTAGATCTTATTCCTATGATAAAGTACCCACTTTTTTATCAAGCAGACACTGTTTTTCTACTTTTATAAGCAAAAAAACAGGCAAGAAGTTAAGCTACTTGCCTGTTTGTTTCGACAATTTGATTATTTAAGACCGTATTTTTTGTTGAAGCGATCAACACGGCCACCAGCTTCAGCGAATTTTTGACGACCAGTGTAGAATGGGTGACATTCAGAACAAGTCTCAACGCGGATCTCTTCTTTTACAGAACCACTTTCAAATTCGTTTCCGCAAGTACATTTAACCATAACTGTTTTATAGTTTGGATGAATTCCTGTTTTCATTCGTTTCATCTCCTTCCGCCCTGAATCATTCTGAAACAGAGTTTATTGATAAAGATAGTGATGAAATAATAACTATTTCACTGTGTACTTTATCAACACACATGATGAAATTATAACAAGGGTTGTATGCTTTTGCAACCACATGTTTTATAACTTATCGTTTATTTGCTAGAAGTGTTTTTTTCTCTTCCGTTAACATCGAAAAGAACTCTTCATTTGTCTTTGTTTGACGTAAACGTTTTAAGAATTTTTCTGCAAAATCAGGAGCATCTGCCATTGATTTACGAATTGCCCATAAGTGGTCTAAATGCTCTTTTGGAATTAACAGCTCTTCTTTACGTGTGCCTGAGCGACGAATGTCAATCGCAGGGAAGATACGTTTTTCAGCTAGTGAACGATCTAGATGCAGTTCCATGTTACCTGTACCTTTAAATTCTTCATAAATAACATCATCCATACGAGAGCCTGTATCAATTAAGGCTGTTGCTAGAATGGTTAAGCTGCCTCCATCTTCAATGTTACGAGCAGCTCCAAAGAATCGTTTTGGACGGTGAAAAGCAGCCGGGTCAATACCCCCTGATAGTGTACGACCGCTCGGTGGAATAACTAAGTTATAAGCACGAGCAAGTCTTGTGATGCTATCCATCAAAATGACAACATCTTTTTTGTGTTCGACTAATCTCATCGCACGTTCAAGGACAAGTTCCGCTACTTTAATGTGGTTTTCTGGCACTTCGTCAAATGTAGAACTTACAACATCACCGTCAACCGAACGCTCAATGTCCGTCACTTCCTCAGGACGCTCATCAATAAGAAGGACAATCAATTCTGCATCAGGATGATTCGTTGTAATGCTATTGGCAATTTCTTTTAACAGCATCGTTTTACCTGCTTTTGGCGGCGCGACAATTAGTCCCCTTTGCCCAAACCCAATCGGTGAAATCAAGTCAATAATACGCGTAGAGAAACTTCTTGGCTGAGTTTCCAGCAGCATTTGCTCATTTGGATAAATCGGCGTTAGCGCTGGAAAATGCACGCGATCTTTTGACGTTTCTGGATCTTCTCCGTTTACTGCTTCTACATGTAATAATCCGTAGTAGCGCTCATTTTCTTTTGGAGGACGAACTTTCCCCGATACCTTGTCTCCATTACGCAGATCGAAGCGACGAATTTGTGAAGCTGAGATATAAATATCTTCTGAACTCGGTGAATAGTTAATTGGTCGTAAGAAACCGAATCCTTCTGACTGAATAATTTCAAGAACGCCTTCCATAAATAAAAGCCCATCTTGTTCAGCTTGAGCCTTTAAAATAGCAAAGACAAGTTCTTTTTTCGTTAATTTACTATAGTACGAAACTTTATACTCACGAGCATGTTCATATAGCTCTTTTAATTTCATATTTTCTAAACTGGATAATGTTAAGTTCATTAGGACACCACGCTTTATAATGAATAATTTTTAACCGTTCCTCCCATATTAAATTCAAATATAAAATTGAGAGATGATATGGATGGAATAAATCTGTGAAAATGGAGAATATAACCTTTGAAGTATAATAAGTAGAATCAATTGATTAACTATACACTTTTAGAAGAATAATTCCGACATAAAACCATTTATATTATCTTGATAAATTTAACGTAGCAATTTATATTCTAACCTTTTTCTATCTTTTTAATCAATCTTTTTTTACTTTAGAAGATGAATAAAAAAAAGGAAATTTAATAGCTTACGAGAAGCGAGGAAAACCTTTTCATAATTTCACATTAAAGGAAATAAACTGGACGTTAAAATAAGAAGTGAAATTTATCTTTTAGCTTCCCTTTTTATCTATTTACCCTATTCATAAATATATAAGCTACACAGACATAGAAGAACGCTCCTACGCCTGTGTAGCTTATTAAAAAGCTCATTTCTAAACTTTGCTTTCATGACTGTGGCACCGATTTGCCTCTATGAATTTTGAAATTGCTCAATTTCCTCTTGAGTCATCTCTTCACGCCAAATCATTGCCCCTAAATCCGATAGCTTGTCTACTAAATGACTGTAACCTCGGTCAATGTGCTCTAAACCCGTTACCTCTGTAATCCCTTTGGCCATTAAGCCAGCGGTTACGAGAGCTGCTCCTGCTCGTAAGTCCGACGCTTTCACACGTGCACCTTGTAAGTGAATGGGACCATTAATAATAGCAGAACGTCCTTCTACCTTAACAGATGCATTCATTCGTCTCAGCTCGTCAATATGCTTAAACCTTGCACCGTAAATTGTATCCGTCACAACGCTTGTACCAGACGCTCTTGTTAGAAGCGTCGTAAATGGCTGCTGTAAATCAGTGGGAAAACCTGGATATACTAGCGTCTTAATATCTACGGGCTTCAATAGTTGACGAGTCGCTACAAGAATCTGATCTGAGCTTGTTTCGATATGAATACCCATCTCACGCATTTTAGCCGTTAATGACTCCAAATGCTGGGGGATGACGTTGTCAACAATAACTTCTTTCCCCATACTCGCTCCCATGATCATATATGTGCCTGCTTCAATTCGGTCTGGAATGATGGAATGACGGCACCCTTTTAATTGATCTACTCCATCAATTCGAATAACATCCGTACCTGCACCTTTAATACGGGCACCCATACTTGTCAGTAACGTAGCTACATCAATAATTTCAGGCTCTTTAGCAGCATTCTCAATAACGGTACGCCCTTTTGCTCTTACAGCAGCGAGCATAATATTGATTGTTGCTCCTACGCTAACAACGTCTAAATAAATTCGAGCACCAATCAGTTCATCAGCTCGAAGGTAAATAGCTCCTTGCTCATTTGTTACTTTAGCGCCAAGAGCTTCAAAGCCTTTAATGTGCTGATCGATTGGTCTAGGACCAAGGTAACAGCCTCCTGGAAGCCCAACTACCGCTTTTTTAAAGCGTCCCAACATTGCCCCCATTAAATAATAAGAAGCGCGTAATTTTTTTACTTTTCCGTTCGGTAAAGGCATTGCAACCATTCCGGATGGATCTACTGTTAATTCGTCGTTATCAATGGTTACTTTCCCACCAATTTCTTCAACTAAATCCCCTAATAACTGCACGTCTGAAATATCGGGCAGACCTTCAATTGTAACAGGTGACTCGGCTAAAATTGTTGCTGGAATAAGCGCAACGGCACTATTTTTAGCACCACTGACGCGGACGGATCCACTTAAGGTAAAGCCACCTTGTATTTTTAACTTTTCCATTTATAGCTCCCTTCTAGTGAAAGAAAGTTTCTCACCTAGTAATTGAGGAAAATTTTGGTACAAAGAATACCTAAAAGAATGGTTATTTTTCCTATTACCTACTAGTGTACACGAAAATGAAAAAATCATGTATAGTTTCGACAAGATAAAAGAAAAATATGGCATTCACCTGTCAGGATGGTAAATGCCACACAAATTTATACATGTTTAGACATTTCGTTTTTCCCAATCTGCTAAAAATTGGTCAATTCCTGCATTTGTTAACGGATGTTTGAACAATTGCATTAAAACTTTGTAAGGAATTGTCGCAATATGTGCTCCATTTTTTGCAGCTTCTGTTACGTGCATCGGATGACGAATAGATGCTGCAATAATTTCTGATGGAATGTCATGAATCGCAAAAATATCTGCGATATCTGAGATTAAATCGAGGCCATTAAAACCAATATCGTCTAACCTTCCCAAGAAAGGCGATACGTAAGTAGCACCTGCTCTTGCTGCCATTAACGCTTGGTTAGCTGAGAAAATAAGCGTTACGTTTGTCTTAATACCTAAACTAGTAAATTCTTTTACTGCTTTTAAGCCATCTGGAGTCATCGGTACCTTGATTGTAATATTCGGCGCAATCGCAGCAAGCTCTTTTCCTTCGCGAATCATGCCTTCTGCATCAAGCGCAATCACTTCTGCACTTACAGATCCTTCAACGAACTCTGTAATTTCACGAAGACGATCTTCAAACGTGATGTTCTCTTTAGCTACTAAACTAGGATTTGTTGTAACCCCCGCTAACAAACCTAATGAATGCGCTTCCTTAATCTCGTCTAAATTAGCCGTATCAATAAAAAACTTCATGAATGCCATCCCCCTGTGTTATGTATTCAGAATGATAAGAAAATTATAGTAAAAATAAAACCGCCTTACAATAAAAATAAGACGGTTTTATTTTTCAGACTCAACTAACTGCAAACAGGTAATCCAAAGATTTCAAATTATGCTTTGTTAGAAGAACCGAATTCACGCATTTTACCTTGAACCGTTTCTTTGATTGCATCGCGAGCAGGTCCTAAGTATTTACGTGGATCATATTGTTCAGGTTGCGCAGCTAATACTTCACGAACAGTTTTAGCTGAAGCAATTTGGTTTTCAGTGTTTACGTTGATTTTAGCAGTACCTAAAGAAACTGCTTTTTGGATATCTTTTGTTGGGATACCAGTTCCACCGTGTAGAACTAATGGTAAACCTGTACGATCTCCGATTTCTTTCATTTCAGCAAAACCTAGGTTTGGTTCACCTTTGTATGGTCCGTGAACTGATCCTAATGCTGGAGCTAAGCAATCGATACCTGTGCGGTTAACAAGTTCTTCACACTCGTTAGCATCTGCATAGATAACGCCCTCAGCAATAACGTCGTCTTCTTGTCCACCAACAGTTCCTAGTTCTGCTTCTACAGATACTCCGTGGAAGTGAGCTAGTTCAACTACTTTAGAAGTAATTTCAATGTTTTCCTCAAATGGGTGGTGAGAAGCATCGATCATTACAGAAGTGAATCCAGCGTGGATTGCTTTTGCACATGATTCAAAGCTTGAACCGTGGTCTAAGTGAATTGCAACTGGTACTTGAACGTCGTAATCTTCGATTAGAGCTTCAACCATTGCTACAACAGTTTTGAAACCGCCCATGTAGCGCGCTGCACCTTCAGATACACCAAGAATAACTGGAGAGTTTTCTTCTTTTGCTGCTTGAAGAATAGCTTGAGTAAACTCTAAGTTATTTAAGTTAAATTGACCTACTGCATAGCCTTGTTCTTTTGCTGTAATAAGCATTTCTTTCATTGATACTAAAGGCATATTGAAATCCTCCTTAAAATCAACCTTAGATTAGATGCTAACCAAAAGGCACACTCAAATAGTATGCTCTTGAATAGAGTGTTTCATGTAGAAACAACGCGCATCTTTACATAATAGATTGTCGAATTATGAATACAGTAATTAGGATACCAACTAACAATGAAAACAGCAACATTTTTAGGCTGATATTCAAAATTTGTTAGGATGAAAACCCTACCAAAACCTTAATTCGACTTTACTGGTATATATTCCCTAACAACTTTTCGGATTTCATCAATATCAAACGGTCTTGCAAAGTGTGTTAATGCTCCTAAATCTTTTGCTTCTTGAATCATATCCAATTCACCATAAGCGGTCATAATGATGACTTTAATCGTTTCATCGTGCTGCTTTAACCTTTTTAAAATTTCGATTCCATCCA
This genomic interval carries:
- a CDS encoding class II fructose-bisphosphate aldolase produces the protein MPLVSMKEMLITAKEQGYAVGQFNLNNLEFTQAILQAAKEENSPVILGVSEGAARYMGGFKTVVAMVEALIEDYDVQVPVAIHLDHGSSFESCAKAIHAGFTSVMIDASHHPFEENIEITSKVVELAHFHGVSVEAELGTVGGQEDDVIAEGVIYADANECEELVNRTGIDCLAPALGSVHGPYKGEPNLGFAEMKEIGDRTGLPLVLHGGTGIPTKDIQKAVSLGTAKINVNTENQIASAKTVREVLAAQPEQYDPRKYLGPARDAIKETVQGKMREFGSSNKA
- a CDS encoding response regulator; this translates as MLAEKILIVDDQYGIRILLTEVLQKEGYTTFQAANGFQAIDITKEQAPDLVLLDMKIPGMDGIEILKRLKQHDETIKVIIMTAYGELDMIQEAKDLGALTHFARPFDIDEIRKVVREYIPVKSN